The following proteins come from a genomic window of Amaranthus tricolor cultivar Red isolate AtriRed21 chromosome 14, ASM2621246v1, whole genome shotgun sequence:
- the LOC130799372 gene encoding uncharacterized protein LOC130799372: protein MASRKLKPYFQSHQIIVRTSQPLKKILEGKNKSSRVTNRANQLTDFGIEYEPQTVIKAQALADFIAESTIPHHHPEANQEWRLYVDGSSTQSASGAGLLIVSSAGVRMERAVRFEFAASNNEAEYEALLMGLKICHEAGAKSLSAFSDSQLIVGQVNGEFEAKDDSMKMYLQQVKEFVKNFEKFTVFHIPRSQNAQADSLAKLASSPETSAARDIIWEVLLNPSINFMVNTIDRLETWMEPYIKYLQNQTLPQDDNQCVSPEEGNYILREIHEGGCGIHQGVRTVIGKVLRNGYYWPSLRGDAETLIRRCPQCQYHSKIGRKPSNYLSPMQAVLPFDKWGIDLLGPFPPVKGQRKFIIVAIDYFTKYVEAEALSSITDKQVC, encoded by the exons ATGGCAAGCAGGAAATTGAAACCGtacttccaatcccaccagatcatcgtccGGACCAGCCAACCcttgaaaaagattctggaagggaaaaaCAAATCGAGCCGCGTCACTAATCGGGCTAATCAACTGACAGATTTTGGCATTGAATACGAGCCACAAACGGTCATCAAAGCCCAAGCCCTGGCTGACTTCATTGCTGAAAGCACTATCCCTCATCATCATCCCGAAGCCAATCAAGAATGGAGGCTGTACGTAGATGGGTCCTCCACGCAATCAGCAAGTGGAGCAGGACTTCTAATCGTATCTTCCGCCGGGGTTCGTATGGAAAGGGCAGTTAGATTCGAGTTTGCGGCATCTAACAATGAGGCAGAATATGAAGCACTACTAATGGGGCTTAAAATATGCCATGAAGCCGGGGCTAAATCCTTATCCGCTTTTTCCGACTCCCAATTGATAGTCGGACAAGTGAACGGGGAATTCGAAGCCAAGGATGATAGCATGAAGATGTATTTGCAGCAAGTAAAAGAATTTGTCAAAAACTTCGAAAAATTCACAGTGTTTCACATACCAAGGTCCCAAAACGCACAAGCCGACTCCCTGGCAAAACTCGCCAGCTCACCcgaaacatccgcggctcgtGATATTATCTGGGAAGTGCTTCTtaaccccagcatcaacttcatggtcAACACCATTGATAGATTAGAAACGTGGATGGAACCATACATCAAATATTTGCAAAATCAGACGCTCCCCCAAGACGACAATCAg TGTGtttctcctgaagaaggaaactacatcctccgcgaaatacacgaaggtgGATGCGGAATACACCAAGGAGTACGAACTGTGATTGGAAAAGTCCTTAGAAATGGATACTATTGGCCATCTCTCAGGGGTGACGCCGAAACATTGATCAGACGATGTCCCCAGTGCCAATATCATTCAAAGATTGGAAGAAAACCGTCTAACTACTTGTCCCCCATGCAAGCCGTCCTGCCTTTTGACAAGTGGGGTATagatctccttggcccctttCCTCCGGTGAAGGGACAACGCAAATTCATTATCGTGGCCATCGATTACTTTACCAAGTATGTGGAAGCAGAAGCCCTTAGCTCAATCACAGA